DNA from Pelagibacterium nitratireducens:
GAAATGGCGGCGTCGGGGTTGACGTTCTTGAGGTCGTAGATGAGCTGGGCCAGATCCTCGATGGAATAGATATCGTGGTGTGGTGGCGGCGAAATCAGAGCCACGCCCGGGGTCGAATGGCGAATCTTGGCGATCACCCAGTCCACCTTGTGGCCGGGGAGTTGTCCGCCTTCGCCGGGCTTGGCACCCTGTGCGACCTTGATCTGGAGCATGTCGGCGTTGACCAGATATTCGGTGGTGACGCCAAACCGGCCCGAGGCGATCTGCTTGATGGCCGAGCGCTCAGGGTTCATGGCGCCGTCAGCCAGCGGCTTGAAGCGCTTGGGGTCTTCTCCGCCCTCGCCGGTGTTGGACTTGCCGCCGATCTTGTTCATGGCCATGGCGAGCGTTGTGTGGGCTTCGCGCGAAATCGACCCGAAGCTCATGGCGCCGGTGGCAAAGCGCTGCACGATGGCTTCGGCGGGCTCGACTTCGGAGATGTCGACCGGTTCGCCGAGCGGCTTGATCTCGAACAGCGAACGGATGGTCAGATGCTCGGCGTTCTCGCCGTTGGCGGCGCGGGCGAACGCGTCATAGCGCTCCTGGGCGCTTTCGGGCGTATCGTCCTTCAGCCGCACTGCATGCTGGAGGTCGGCGATGGTGTTGGGGCCCCAGGCATGGGCTTCCCCACGCATGCGATAGGCGTATTCGCCGCCGACCTCAAGGCTCTTGCGCAACACGGCATCGTCGGAAAAGGCGAGGGTGTGGCGGCGCAGGGTTTCCTCGGCCACTTGTGCCAGGCCCACACCTTCGATGGTGGTGGCGGTGCCGAAAAAGAAGCGCTTGACGAATTCGGAGGAGAGCCCGACCGCGTCGAAAATCTGCGCGCCGCAATATGACTGGTAGGTCGAAATGCCCATCTTGGACATGATCTTGAGCAGACCCTTACCCACCGATTTGATGTAGCGGTAGATGACTTCGCCGGCATCGACTTCGGCGGGAAATTCGCCTTCGGCGTGCAGCGCAGCGAGGGCCTCGAAGGCCAGATAGGGGTTGATGGCTTCGGCGCCATAGCCGGCCAGGACGGCGAAGTGGTGCACTTCACGCGCTTCGCCGGTTTCGACCACAAGGCCCGAGGAGGTGCGCAGCCCCTTGCGGATCAGGTGATGGTGCACGGCAGCAGTGGCCAGCAGCGCAGGGATGGCGATCCGGTTTGCAGCGACCAGACGGTCGGACAGGATGATGATGTTGTAGCCGTTCTGGACCGAGGATTCGGCGCGTTCGCACAGGGCGTCGAGCGCGGCCTGCATACCGGCGGTGCCCTTTGCGGCATCGTAGGTGATGTCGAGGGTTGCGGTATGGAACTGGTTATCGGCCATGTCGCCGAGCGCGCGGATCTTTTCAAGATCCTCGTTGGTCAGGATGGGCTGGCGCACTTCGAGGCGCTTGGTGGTCGAAAGACCTTCCAGATCGAACAGATTGGGGCGCGGGCCGATGAACGAGACAAGGCTCATCACCGATTCCTCGCGAATCGGGTCGATGGGCGGGTTGGTGACCTGCGCAAAGTTCTGCTTGAAATAGGTATAGAGCAGCTTGGGCTTGTCCGAGAGGGCCGAGAGGGGCGTATCGGTGCCCATCGAGCCGACGGCTTCCTGGCCCGTGGTCGCCATGGGCGCCATGAGGACCTTGATGTCTTCCTGGCTGTAGCCAAAGGCCTGCAAACGGTCGAGAAGGCTCTCGGTGGTTGCTGGTGCCTTGGGTTCGGCTTCGGGCAGGTCCTCGAGCACGATCTGGGTCTTGGCGAGCCAGTTCGCATAAGGGTTCTTGCCGGCGAGAGCCTTTTTGATCTCGTCGTCGGAGACGATGCGGCCCTCTTCGAGGTCAATGAACAGCATGCGGCCCGGCTGCAGGCGCCAGCGCTCGACGACGTCTTCTTCAGGGATATCGAGCACGCCCGATTCCGAGGCGAGAACGACGTGACCTTCCTTTGTCACCAGATAGCGGGCCGGGCGCAGGCCGTTGCGGTCGAGGGTGGCAACGACGTAGCGGCCGTCCGAAAGCGACATGGCGGCAGGCCCGTCCCAGGGCTCCATCAGAGCTGCGTGGTATTCGTAAAAGGCGCGGCGCTCGTCATCCATCAGCGAATTGCCGGCCCAGGCTTCCGGGATCAGCATCATGGCCGCATGGGGCAACGGGTAACCGCCGCGCACGAGGAATTCGAGCGCGTTGTCGAAACAGGCGGTGTCGGACTGGCCTTCATAGGAGATCGGCCAGATCTTGGTGATGTCGTCGCCGAACTTGGGCGAGGCCACCGAGGCCTGACGGGCCGCCATCCAGTTGACGTTGCCGCGGATGGTGTTGATTTCCCCGTTGTGGATGGTCATCCGGTAGGGGTGAGCCAGCTTCCAGGACGGGAAGGTGTTGGTCGAAAAACGCTGGTGAACGAGCGCGATGGCGCTGTCGAACTGGGTGTCGTGCAGGTCGGGGTAGAACTTGCCGAGCTGGTCGGCCAGGAACATGCCCTTGTAGACGATGGTGCGGGCCGACATCGAGACGATGTAAAAGCCGTTGTCGCCCTGCACTTCGGGGATTTCTTTATAGAGCGTGTTGGAGATCACCTTGCGCGTTATCAGGAGCTTGCGCTCGAAGGCGTCGATGTCCTCGAGCCCTTCGGGACGGGCGACAAACATCTGCTCGATGATGGGCTGGGTGGCGATGACGCCTTCGGACAGTGCCGAGTTGTCGAACGGAACGACACGCTCGCCGAGGATTTCGAGCCCCTCTGCGGCAATCGTCTTGCGTACGAGATCGGCGCAACGGTCGCGCAGGGCGGTATCGTTGGGATAAAAGATCATGATCGGGGCATAGAACCCCGCATCGGGCAGGTCGAAATCGGCGACCTTGTTGAAAAAGGCATGCGGAATCTGGACGAGAATGCCCGCGCCGTCGCCCATGAGCGGGTCGGCGCCGACCGCGCCGCGGTGTTCGAGGTTCTCGAGGATTTCGAGCCCCTTCTGCACCACTTCGTGGCTCCTGATGTTCTTGATGTTGGCGATCATGCCGATGCCGCAGGCATCGTGCTCATTGGCCGGGTCATAAAGACCCTGGGCGGCGTTGCGTTTGGTCGCAGTGGTGCCCGGAAGTGCCGCAGCCGCCTCGATCAAATGCTTGTCCATTTCGCCCATATCAGGTCCTCGCCAAAGTTAACGGAAGGCAAGCCAATTCACCGTCCGTGCAGGTCGCTCGTTCGGGTCGTACAAGGATCAATGTACGGCTCGGGTGAGCAGACCGGTTTATTTACACTGGAGCGGCGCTGCATCCAAATGGCCGCTCAAATGAACCCCTATCGGGTTCCACCGGGCCGCTCCTCCTCTTGATGGGCGGGCTTTGACCGGCGACACAGATCGGGCCGGGAGACGGTCGATGCTGCGATTTTCTGCCAAGACACTCCTTAGCACAGTCTCTGTGTGAAGGATTGCCTGTCATTTGTCAATAATGGACAGCAATGCTGCCCTAAAATTTGCGCGACACTCGCAGATTTTTTGCGCGGCGGCAAGTTCGGCCTGCCGATTTTAGGATGGGCAGACTAAAATGGCAAACGGGCGCGCCCGGTCAGGGGCGCGCCCGCTCACAATGGAAAAATCCCGCCTTCTCTATTCGAGGTGGGATTTGATGAACCACAGGTTCTTGTCGAGATCGCGCGAGAAGGCGGTCAGGATATCGGCGGCGTCGGCGTCACCGGCTTCATCGGTGGCGTCGATATCCTCGCGGACCTGATTGGCGAGCGCTGCGTAGCGTTTGGCCAGTTCGGTCAGGTGGTCATTGGTTTTGCGGATATCGGTGGGGTAGGCATCAAGCGTTGTCTGTTTGGCGACGATCTGGGAGGTGCCCAGGGCAATGCCGTCGAGCTGGGCAACGCGCTCGGCGATCACATCGACATGAGTGTCGAGGCTGGCGCGCATGGGGTCGAGCATTTCATGGATTGCAATGAAATCGGGGCCCTTGAGATTCCAGTGGGCCTGCTTGGTGATCAACGCCAGATCGATGGCATCGGCGAGGCGGGCGTTGAGGATGTCGATCACCACTTTGCGGGCATTGCCATCCTTGCCCAGGGAAATTGAGGGAGTGGCCATTTTTGAAAATTCCTTCTGCTGAAAACTGTCGGCTAATCAACACCGATGAGTGGTGTCGGGTTCCGTGGGCAAAAGAAAGGCGCGGTCCCTTTCGGAACCGCGCCCTGATGTCTGAGGGAAAGGCCGTTTAGTTGACGGTCTTGTCCTCGATCGTCTGGGGTGCGCTGGAAATCTCGATCTGGCGCGGGCGCTTGGATTCGGGCAGTTCGCGCTTGAGATCGATGTGCAGCAGGCCGTTTTCGAGCGAAGCGCCGGAGACCTCGACATGCTCGGCAAGCTGGAAGCGCAATTCGAAGGCGCGCTCGGCTATGCCGCGATGGAGGAATTCGCGCTTGTCACTGGCACCCGAGGCACGCGAGCCCTTGACCTGCAGGTTGTTTTCCTTGGTCTCGATGGCAATGTCGCCAGACGAGAAACCGGCGACCGCGATGGTCACGCGGTAGGTATCCTCACCGGTGCGCTCGATATTGTAGGGCGGGTAGGATTTCGCGTCTTCGGCGACCAGGGTGTCGAGGCGTGAGAACAGGCGGTCGAACCCGACGGTGGAGCGGTAAAAGGGCGAAAAATCAAGACGTTGCATTTTCAGTGTTCTCCTGAGTGTAGCAAGAACGTTTAGCTATGCTGCCGGGTCGGAGCTCCCATTTGAGGCGAGCGGTTTCCGGCGGCATCCCCGGGTCATCCGGCGGACAGCGTAAAGATAGGAACCGCCAATTTGCCGTTCAAGAGGCGCAAAAATGCCCGGCTGAATTGAATATGAACGGGGCACTCAGGGAGCGGTCAGGCGGGGCGGGTTAGAAGGGTGCATGTGATGCCGGAAACGGTGTCATAACAAAGCGCAGGCGCCGTTCACCGCCCCCCGCAACGGCGTCTGCGCATCGCTTTCGCGATGCATATTATTGCCGCGTGTCCGAACCGAAGAACCGGCAAGCACCCCCGTTCAAGCCGGGGGCAGGCTTTTTTCTGGACACGCTTTGTAGTGCCTCGTTTACCCGGCCCCGCTATTGTCGCTGAGACGCCCAACAGACAATCGGTGCATATGGACGCGACGCCCACTGGACACGAGTTTGTCCACCTTGAGAACAATCCCATCCCCAAAGGCGCCCGGTCGGGCTTTTTTTCGACCAGCGACAAGGTTCGGCTGCGCTACGGCCTTTTCCCAAAACAGGGTGGTGGCGCGCGGGGCACGATCGTTCTGGTGCAGGGGCGCACCGAGTTCATCGAGAAATATTTCGAGACTATAGGCGATTTCCAGAAGCGCGGATTTGCCGTCGCGACATTCGATCTGCGCGGGCAGGGCGGGTCGGACCGGCTGATTGGCAATCGGCGCCACGGGCATGTGGAAAATTTCGACGACTACTGGACCGATCTTCACGATTTTCACAAGGGCATCGTCCTGCCCGACTGCCCGCCTCCCTATTATCTTGTCGGGCATTCGACGGGGGGACTGGTCGGGCTTCTGGCGGCAACGCGCGACCGGCTGATGTTTGATCGGGTGTTTTTGTCCTCACCCATGGTGAGCCTGCCGGGGTTGCCCTTTTCGCTCAAATGGTCGTCGCGGCTGGTCGATGCAGCACGGTTTTTGGGACTATCCACGGTGCCGGTGGGGCGGCGCGAGGACAAGGCGCAGACCGAAGCGGGGTTCGAGGGCAATCCGCTGACTTCGGACAAGGCCCGCTATATGCGCAGCGTCGAGATATTGAAGGCACGACCCGATCTTTCTATCGGGCTTCCCACGCTGGGCTGGATCGGATCTTCGCTGGCCGCAATGCGCCGGGCCAATGGGGACGATTTCCCAGCCCGGCTCAAGATCCCCGTCTTCATCTGCGCGGCGGCACTCGACAGTGTTGTCGAGACCGGCGCGACCGAATCCCTGGGGCTGCGGCTGCGGGCCGGGCATCATGTGATAATTTCGGGCGCACGGCACGAACTGTTCATGGAGACCGACGCCATTCGTGCGCAGGTCTTTGCCGCGTTCGATGCCTTTGTGACCGAACAGAGTGGTGATGAGCGATGAATGGTGCAAACGGAGCGAGAGGCTCGTGTCAGTGCGGCACGATAACATTTACCGTTTCCGGTTCCTTCGACAGTTTCTTTTTGTGCCATTGCAGCCGATGCCGCAAGGATACGGGCTCGGCCCATGCGGCCAACCTGTTTTCCTCAACGGCGGTTCTGGAATGGGTGAGCGGGGCGGACAGTGTTCGCACCTACCGTGTGCCCGGCACTCGGCATGAGAAGAGTTTTTGCATCGGCTGCGGGGCTGCCGTCCCCATTATCCAGATGAACGGCCAACTGCTGGTTGTGCCGGCGGGCAGTCTCGATACCGAGATCGCCATCGCGCCCACTGGTCATATTTGCGTTGGCGATGCGGCGGAATGGGACGAACAACTGTCCCAAGCGCCACGATTCGACGGACTACCCGGGCCGGGTTAGGCCTTTGTTCGGCGGTCTGAATGGCACCTTTTGGCTAGGGGCGTGTACTGTTCCCTACTCCAGCATGGCGTCGCGCAGGACGCGCATTGCTTCTTCGTGCAGCTGTTCGGTTGCGGCGGCGATGCAGGTGCCGCCCATTTCGGCGCGGCCGCCATCCCAGGTGGTGACGATGCCCCCCGCTGCCTCGATGATGGGGATCAAGGGGGCGATGTCGACATCCTTGAGGCCCGCTTCGACGACGAGGTCAATATGGCCGGAGGCCAAAAGGCAATAGGCGTAGCAATCAAGCCCGTAGCGAACCTGCAGGGCGCGGGCGTTCAGCTCGGTCCAGGCGGAAAGATGGGGCCCGGTGAACATATCGGGGTTGGTGGTGCTGGTGCGGGCCTGTGACAGCCTGGTCACGGCGCTGACGGCGGCAGGGACGCGCGCGCCGTTATGGGTGTGTTCGAGCCTGCCGCCCACAGCCAGCCAGCGTTCGCCGGTAAAGGGCTGTTCCATGAGCCCGGCAATGGCCTTGCCCTGATAGGTGAGCCCGATCAACGTGCCCCAGACGGGAACGCCGGAAATGAAGGCTCTTGTGCCGTCTATGGGGTCGATGATCCAGTTGAACCGGGTCGTGGTGTCTTTTGTGTCCCATTCTTCCCCGATGATGCCGTGATCGGGGAAGCGGGCGGCAATCGCTTCGCGAATGCGGGTTTCGGCTTCCCGGTCAGCCTCGGTGACCGGGTCGAAGCCGGATGAAAACTTGTTATCCACAGCAAGTTGGGTTCGGAACCGGCCTAAAGTCGAGGTTCGCGCGGCGTCGGCGCCAGCGATCAGGGTCTGGGTGATGGCCTCGTCGCTGAGACCGGCTGGTGACGAAATTGTCATGGACATCCAAAATCTTGCGGGAAAATGAGTGTAATCGGTTGCAAAACCGCTTCCTTAACAGTGGGTTTACAGAAGTGATTCCTTTTTGCAACAGCGCATGCCGATTGCATACATCATCCCTTTGGCGGACTTGCGCTTTGGTGAAATAAGGTTCAAACACGATATTGCATGATGGATTGGTGGTTCTTTCGGCTCTTGCCGTTTCTCTTGAGCCGCCAATGTTTCCTCCCTTGACTTGGGCCGCCCAGAGCGGCCCACTCTTTTCCTTCTGTGGCCGCCCGGCGCGGAACACCCTTTTCCTTCCCCAGATATTTCGTGATTTATTCGGCGGCCAGTTGCGTGCGCGCCAGCGAAACCGCATCGAACCGCACCAGCGTTCCCAGAAGGGTTTCGGCAAGCTGCTGCATGGCTGAAAAGCCCTGATGCTTTTGCAGGGTCAATTCGTGCATGTAGAGGTGGCGGGAAAATTCGATCTGGATGGCGTGGATGCCATATTGGGGCCGGCCATAGGCGCGGGTGGTGTGTCCGCCGGCATAGGGGCGGTTGCGGGCGACTTTCAGGCCAGCGCCCGCGAACACTGCTTCCACAGTATCGATAAGGACCGGCGCACAGGTTGTACCGTAGCGGTCGCCCAGCACGACGTCGGGAGCCAGACGGTCATTGCCGCGATTGAGGCGCGGCATGGAATGGCAATCGACCAGGACGGCCACGCCGAAATGGCCGAGCGTTTCGCTCAACAGGGTTTGCAGGGTCTTGTGATAGGGCTTGTAGATGCCCTCAATGCGCATCAGCGCGTCTTCGAGCGCCAGGCGCTCACGATAGATGGGGCGATTCTCCGAAACGATGCGGGCAATGGTGCCCAGACCCGCCGCGATGCGCGGCGAGGTCGTGTTGAAATGTTCGGGCAGGGGATCGCGGAACATCTTGGGATCGAGTTCATAGGGCTCGCGGTTCACGTCGAGATAGGCGCGGGGGAAATTGGCGCGCAAGAGCGGTAGCCCCATATGGGGCGCGCGCCCAAAAATCTCGTCGACCCAGGCGTCTTCGGACTGGCGGATGGCCATTTCGTTGAGCCGGGAGAGTTTTAAGAACCGGGCGGGATAATCGCGGCCCGAATGGGACGAATTGACGATGATGGGAGCAACCTGTCGCCTTGGGCGGATTGTTTCAAAGGCAGGTCTGTCGGAATAGTCTGATTGCACACCCAACCCCTTGATGGCGCGGTCGTTGAAATGCAAGTTTGCAACGCGGCAACGCGCTTGTCCACAAAAGCAAAGCGGGATGAGGCGATTGTGACTGTTGCATGGGCCTTAGCTTTCGTAAAACATGCGAATCAAACCAGTTGCGGCTGGGACAAAGACACTGGGACCTTTCATGAGCCAATCGTTGAACCGGATTTTGCTGGCCGAAGACGACGCCGACATGCGTCGGTTTTTGACCCGGGCGCTCAAGAATGCCGGCTATGACGTGGTGGCGTTCGACAATGGAAAATCGGCCTATGAGCGGCTGCGCGAGGAACCCTTTACGCTGCTTTTGAGCGACATCGTGATGCCGGAAATGGACGGGATTGAACTGGCGCGGCGCGCCACCGAACTCGACCCGGATCTCAAGGTGATGTTCATCACCGGTTTTGCCGCCGTGGCGCTCAACCCCGACAGCGAAGCCCCCAAGGGCGCCTCGGTGCTCTCCAAACCTTTCCATCTGCGCGAGCTGGTGGGGGAAGTGGAGCGGCTGCTCGCCGCTTAGGTTGTGCGGATAGCTGGGTGATGGTGGCCTGCAAATCGCAGTCTTTTGCGCTTCCGGTATTCACGTACCCGAGTCCACCGGACCTTCGATAGCCGGTCATCACTCTCAAAGACTACAATATTCGCTGGCGCGGACCTTCGGTTCGGCTCACCCTGACCCAACTCTCCACACAACCTTGAAGCCGTCTAGCTGCCATAGGCGACGTACGTCACAAGAGCTTCAAATAACGGCAAAAACCTATTGACCGCGACTGGCGTTTTGTGGTGTATCCGCCCTGCGCTTCGCCTTTGGCGGGACGCGGATTTAAAGAAAGAGTGGGCGTATAGCTCAGCGGGAGAGCACTACGTTGACATCGTAGGGGTCACTGGTTCAATCCCAGTTACGCCCACCATTCATTCTCACCGGCCTGTCCGGGACTGCCTTGCAAGCAAGGCGATTTTTATGGGCACCGTCGCAGTTTTCCGATGGATATGCCGAGCGGGTGTATAGCTCAGCGGGAGAGCACTGCCTTCACACGGCAGGGGTCACTGGTTCAATCCCAGTTACACCCACCATTTTTCCAGACTATCCGATTGCTCGTGGCCGGAGTCGCGCCAAGATGGTGCGGTGTCCGATCTTCCTGCAAACTGCTCTTTACTGGCCATGACAAAGTGAAGGCGGCGGCAGGGTGTGCTGTTGCCACGGAGCGGTTGGGAGATTGGGCTCGAGGTGCCAAAAAGCGCCTCGAGCCGTAAGGCGCTCAGTCCAGCACGATCTTTGTGCCGAGAACGTTGAGGCATTCGCGGATGAAGGCGGCAAGCGCCGTCCAGCCTTTGGCCGAGACCATGTTGCCGTCGACAAGGGCTTCGGTGGGAGAGAGGTCCACATAGGTGCCGCCTGCCAGAATGACTTCGGGCTCGCAGGCGCCCAGCGCACCGACACGTTTGCCGCGCACCACGCCATCGACGGCGATCAGGATCTGGACGCCGTGGCAGATGGTGAAGATGGGCTTGCCGGTTTCGTGAAAATGGCGAACCATGTCCTGAACGCGCTTGTCGGTTCGGATGTACTCGGGACCGCGCCCGCCGGCCGCATAGACGGCGTCATACTCGTTGAGATCGACCTCGGCGAACGTCTTGTTGAGCTGGAAATAGTGCCCGAGCTTTTCGGTATAGGTCTGATGCCCCTCGAAATCGTGGAGGGAGGTGGCAATCATCTGGCCTGCCTTTTTGTCGGGGCAGACCACATGGACGATATGGCCAACGGCTTCCATCGCCTGCTGGTAAACGTAGATTTCGTACTCTTCGGTGAACTCGCCGACGAGCATGAGGATTTTTTTGGCGGGCATTGTCCGTCTCCAGATAAAAACGCGTGCAGGGGAGGGCCGCGTGGCGGCCCTCCCGAAATCGATCAGAACGGCGAGTCAGGGAAATAGAACTCGTCGGCATTGTCGATGGTGATCAGCGGGGCATCGAGGATGACCTCCCCACGTACCGGTGCCTGACCATTGAGATTGGCGGCGGTCAGATACATGGCCGTCTTGATCATCGAGGGCGGATAAGGGGTCGAGATCGGCGTGCGCGGATCTCCGGCCCGGACCATCTCGACAATATCGACCATACCATTGGCACCGAGCGCGAATTTGATGTCGTCGCGGCCGGCCTGGTCGATGGCTTCGAGCACGCCGAGCAGCATGTCGTCATCATTGGCCCAGACCGCATCGATATGGGAATATTTGGCAAGATAGTCCTGCATCAGATTGAACGCTTCATCGCGATTCCAGTTGGCGTACTGGACGTCGAGGATGTTGATGTTGGTGCCCTCAAGGGCATCCTGGAAGCCCTGAATGCGTTCGTCATCGATGACGGTGGGAATGCCGCGAAGAACGACCACGTCGCCTTCTCCGCCCAGTTGTTCGGAGAGCCAGTTGGCGGTGTTTGCGCCCACGGCGACATTGTCACCGGCGACATAGAGATCCTGTATGCTGGGATCGGTCAGACCACGATCGACGACGGTTATGAAGGTGCCTGCGTTCTTGACCGTTTCGACGGGGCCGGTGAGCTCCTCGGACGTGAAGGGCAGGATGACCAGCGCATCGGGATCGCGTGAGGCCTGCAGATCTTCGAGCGCACCGACCTGGGCGATGGCCGAGGGCGAGGTGTTCACGACGACGTCGATATTGGGAAAGGCCTCGCGGATTTCCGCGGCAGCCGCTTCGGCATGATAGACAACGCCGCCAGTCCAGCCGTGTGTCGCGGCCGGAATGGAAACGGCCATGACCTTTTGCTCCTCCTGGCCAAGGGCTGGTGCCGCCGCGGCAAGCGCAGCGACACTGAGCAGTGTGAACATACTCAAATATTTCATGGATTGTCCTCCCTAAATGATGAGCCAAGCGTATTGGTGGAAGTCATGTGGCTCGATCATGACCGCCTGGAAAACCTCTGGATCAGCATGGCGACGATGATGATGACGCCCTGAACGGCTGCCACGAGGTATTCGGAAATGAAGTCGGAAAGCACCATGAGGTTGGCGATCATCTCGAGGATGACCGCCCCGGCGATGGTGCCCCAGATGTGGCCCTTTCCGCCGCGGAGCGCAGTGCCGCCAATGACCACGGCGGTGATCACCTGAAGCTCCCACAGCAGCCCCGTCGTCGGGGTTGCGGCCCCCAGGCGCGGCACATAGCACACAGCGGCAATGGCCACGCAGATGCCCTGTATCACGAAGGCCGTGGTGCGAATTTTTGCGACCGAGATGCCTGAAAACCGCGCGACCTCTTCGTTGGCGCCGACGGCGGCACATCGGCGACCATATTTGGTCTTGTAGAGGATGAATGCCCCGATCCCGGCAACGATCGCGCAGATGACGATGGGGATGGGAATGCCCAGGACATCGCCGAAATAGATGGGCCGGAAGGGATCTCGCAGAGAGCGGTCGATCGGGATCGTGCCGCCATTGGACATGAAGGTGATAAAGGCCCGGAAGATGCCCATTGTGCCGAGGGTGACAATGAACGGCTCGATCCTGCCGATCGTGACGATCAGGCCGTTAAAAAGCCCGCACAGCGCACCCACGCAGATCACAAGGGCTATGCCGGCGACAATGGCATTGGCGCCGAGGCTGGGCACCAGGGCATTCATGAACATGATCATGATGCCGGCGACAAATGCCGTCATGGCGCCGACCGAAAGGTCCAGCCCGCCCGAGGAGATGACGAATGTTGCACCTACGGCGATGATGGCGACGAATGTCGAGCGCGTAAGAACGTTGGATACGTTGGTGGCCGAGAGAAAATCGGGATTGATCAGCACGCCGATTACAGCCAGAGCCACAAGGGCGATGAACGGGCCCAGATCGAACCAGTTGATGCGCTTGAGAATCGGTTCCTGCCCGGGAACCGCAATAATATCAGTCACTTGGTATTTCCTCCCCCGTTTTCGCCGATCCGGTGTTGCTGGTTGCGGCGAGAACGACTGCGTCTTCTGTAATCTGGTCACCGGTGAGTTCTGCTGTGATCCGGCCGCTGCGCATGACCAGCACCCGGTCACACAGGCCAACGAGTTCCTGAAGCTCCGAGGAGATCACCACGCAGGCTTTTCCGGCGCCAACGAGCTTGTCGATGAAGGCGTAGATCTGCCCCTTGTTGCCGATGTCGATGCCGCGGGTGGGCTCGTCGATGATGACGACGTCGGGATCGAGCATCATGATCTTGGCGAGCAGAAGCTTTTGCTGGTTGCCGCCCGAAAGCTGCCCGGCCGTAAGCTTCTTGCTGCGGACCCGGATATCGTATTTTTCGATGGCGCCATCGAGCTGTTGGCCTTCCAGTCGCT
Protein-coding regions in this window:
- the gltB gene encoding glutamate synthase large subunit gives rise to the protein MGEMDKHLIEAAAALPGTTATKRNAAQGLYDPANEHDACGIGMIANIKNIRSHEVVQKGLEILENLEHRGAVGADPLMGDGAGILVQIPHAFFNKVADFDLPDAGFYAPIMIFYPNDTALRDRCADLVRKTIAAEGLEILGERVVPFDNSALSEGVIATQPIIEQMFVARPEGLEDIDAFERKLLITRKVISNTLYKEIPEVQGDNGFYIVSMSARTIVYKGMFLADQLGKFYPDLHDTQFDSAIALVHQRFSTNTFPSWKLAHPYRMTIHNGEINTIRGNVNWMAARQASVASPKFGDDITKIWPISYEGQSDTACFDNALEFLVRGGYPLPHAAMMLIPEAWAGNSLMDDERRAFYEYHAALMEPWDGPAAMSLSDGRYVVATLDRNGLRPARYLVTKEGHVVLASESGVLDIPEEDVVERWRLQPGRMLFIDLEEGRIVSDDEIKKALAGKNPYANWLAKTQIVLEDLPEAEPKAPATTESLLDRLQAFGYSQEDIKVLMAPMATTGQEAVGSMGTDTPLSALSDKPKLLYTYFKQNFAQVTNPPIDPIREESVMSLVSFIGPRPNLFDLEGLSTTKRLEVRQPILTNEDLEKIRALGDMADNQFHTATLDITYDAAKGTAGMQAALDALCERAESSVQNGYNIIILSDRLVAANRIAIPALLATAAVHHHLIRKGLRTSSGLVVETGEAREVHHFAVLAGYGAEAINPYLAFEALAALHAEGEFPAEVDAGEVIYRYIKSVGKGLLKIMSKMGISTYQSYCGAQIFDAVGLSSEFVKRFFFGTATTIEGVGLAQVAEETLRRHTLAFSDDAVLRKSLEVGGEYAYRMRGEAHAWGPNTIADLQHAVRLKDDTPESAQERYDAFARAANGENAEHLTIRSLFEIKPLGEPVDISEVEPAEAIVQRFATGAMSFGSISREAHTTLAMAMNKIGGKSNTGEGGEDPKRFKPLADGAMNPERSAIKQIASGRFGVTTEYLVNADMLQIKVAQGAKPGEGGQLPGHKVDWVIAKIRHSTPGVALISPPPHHDIYSIEDLAQLIYDLKNVNPDAAISVKLVSEVGVGTVAAGVAKARADHITIAGYDGGTGASPLTSLKHAGSPWEIGLAETHQTLVINRLRSRVALQVDGGFRTGRDVLIGAMLGADEYGFATAPLIAAGCIMMRKCHLNTCPVGIATQDPVLRKRFKGTPEHVINYFFFVAEELRKLLAKMGARTLNEVIGRSDLLEQTRLDNHWKAKGLDFSKLFYKPEPLGGDSIHHTEFQNHHLEAVLDRELIAKARNAIDTKEPIQFESPIRSLNRSTGAMLSGEVAKAHGHKGLAEDTISVTLRGTAGQSFGAFLAKGISFDLIGDANDYVGKGLSGGRIVIRPSEKSRIVPEESMIVGNTVLYGAIEGECYFRGVAGERFAVRNSGAIAVVEGTGDHGCEYMTGGVVVVIGKTGRNFAAGMSGGVAYVLDEEETFRSRCNLAMVDLEPVTEEEELMRKIHHHGGDLEWHGRVDVSGDMTKHDDERLFQLISNHLHYTGSSRAKLILDNWEQYRPKFVKVMPVEYRRAMQEMEDLRTGRSRPTAAE
- the dps gene encoding DNA starvation/stationary phase protection protein Dps → MATPSISLGKDGNARKVVIDILNARLADAIDLALITKQAHWNLKGPDFIAIHEMLDPMRASLDTHVDVIAERVAQLDGIALGTSQIVAKQTTLDAYPTDIRKTNDHLTELAKRYAALANQVREDIDATDEAGDADAADILTAFSRDLDKNLWFIKSHLE
- a CDS encoding Hsp20 family protein, with product MQRLDFSPFYRSTVGFDRLFSRLDTLVAEDAKSYPPYNIERTGEDTYRVTIAVAGFSSGDIAIETKENNLQVKGSRASGASDKREFLHRGIAERAFELRFQLAEHVEVSGASLENGLLHIDLKRELPESKRPRQIEISSAPQTIEDKTVN
- a CDS encoding alpha/beta hydrolase; its protein translation is MDATPTGHEFVHLENNPIPKGARSGFFSTSDKVRLRYGLFPKQGGGARGTIVLVQGRTEFIEKYFETIGDFQKRGFAVATFDLRGQGGSDRLIGNRRHGHVENFDDYWTDLHDFHKGIVLPDCPPPYYLVGHSTGGLVGLLAATRDRLMFDRVFLSSPMVSLPGLPFSLKWSSRLVDAARFLGLSTVPVGRREDKAQTEAGFEGNPLTSDKARYMRSVEILKARPDLSIGLPTLGWIGSSLAAMRRANGDDFPARLKIPVFICAAALDSVVETGATESLGLRLRAGHHVIISGARHELFMETDAIRAQVFAAFDAFVTEQSGDER
- a CDS encoding GFA family protein gives rise to the protein MNGANGARGSCQCGTITFTVSGSFDSFFLCHCSRCRKDTGSAHAANLFSSTAVLEWVSGADSVRTYRVPGTRHEKSFCIGCGAAVPIIQMNGQLLVVPAGSLDTEIAIAPTGHICVGDAAEWDEQLSQAPRFDGLPGPG
- the hisN gene encoding histidinol-phosphatase → MSMTISSPAGLSDEAITQTLIAGADAARTSTLGRFRTQLAVDNKFSSGFDPVTEADREAETRIREAIAARFPDHGIIGEEWDTKDTTTRFNWIIDPIDGTRAFISGVPVWGTLIGLTYQGKAIAGLMEQPFTGERWLAVGGRLEHTHNGARVPAAVSAVTRLSQARTSTTNPDMFTGPHLSAWTELNARALQVRYGLDCYAYCLLASGHIDLVVEAGLKDVDIAPLIPIIEAAGGIVTTWDGGRAEMGGTCIAAATEQLHEEAMRVLRDAMLE